Part of the Salvia hispanica cultivar TCC Black 2014 unplaced genomic scaffold, UniMelb_Shisp_WGS_1.0 HiC_scaffold_829, whole genome shotgun sequence genome is shown below.
tctgtacaagagcaatatcGCGAAATGGGAAACAACAACGACTCTCCTCCAGCCGAGCTCTCCCGCCTTGCGTGTCTACAAACGCAGATGAACATGTGGAAAATCATAGGCGAATGGAAGGCGGCAACTGACCCTGTGAAGAAGGGGCTTCTTTTTGATCTCCTCCAGAGTATACGGGCcgcaatggcggctagcgcacgtagcggcgacggcggcgacGAGAAGTGAGGCGgagctcgtgtgtggaagctggagggtttttttaaaattatgtaatttttttaatgtactttttaaaatttaaataaaattattgcacTTTCCCATatctgtgtcgtaaatttaattccgtattttgcgTTAGGGCTGGGTATTCGGTTtgtcggttctcggttaaccgagaaccgaaccgaaaatgTCGGTTTTcagttaaccgagaaccgaaaaTAACAGTTACGGTTCGGGTCCGGTCAGGAGCCCCGCATTGATGTCGGTTATCGGTTCAAACCGAGATTAACCGAACCGAAAACCGATTAATTTAAGTCCACCTAAATTGTAGACTCATATTTACACGGGCTATGAGCCACATATGTATATACCAAAGCCCAAAGGCCCAGATGATAAATTTCACAAAGGAAGAGgcttattttttataacaatGTTTTGTATTCTTAATATATTGTCAAAGTCGACGTGGGATATTTTAAGATACATAAGTGATTTTGTGAgtttatgcaattttcttaaatGCATGTTTTTAATGAAGGTGAACAGAAGGCgagacataatttaaatttaaatttaaataatacaaatagATTAACATGATTGttttatagtttataaattgatttttattttattttatgagatGTTGGCAAATAGTTTCAGCCTTGCttgttaatttctttttcatttttgaatttccttttctattttcttagAATAATATTTCCACAAAATCCTTAATCCTAGATTCTATAAATATTAGCCGAGATTAATAGattacaattattaaatatttttagaagtTTCTATATGGAGTAGGTATTAAAtaactagtatatataaaaaataatttagccAACATATTTACAACTATGAGTAAAGTTTCGTGGACTACGTTGTACATAAGaaataattagattatatgcaataaatttgtaaataagtATAGAGAATGATAAggataaaagataaaaaaaattatgttgaaaaCATTGTCCCACATCGTTCTATCAACAGAGAAAGGAGAGAATAGACtattataaaaagaagaaaatagaacAAGGATTTACCAATAATCCGTCAATGCATTTATTGGCTGTATATATCCTACTTCAAAACTCATGGAACAgcataattaagtaaaaattttCAGTAATTTTCGGTTCCATCGGTTAATGGTTAACCGTTCGGTTCTAACCGAACTAACCGACTACTTCACGGTGCCGGTTTCGGTTTTTGGTTGGGAACCGAAATATTGTCGGTTAACCGACTTGTCGGTTCGGTTACTAACCGAACCGACCGAATCCCAGCGCTATTGCAAATAGCTCTGATCTGCACACAGGATGATCCAGAAGGACGTCCGACGATGTTGGAAGTTGCAAGGAGGTTAGAAGTTGTGTATCACTTGGCAAAGGGAGAGGCAGAGTGGTCCATGGAAGATTTCAAAGAAGACATTTTCGAAGGTCGAGATGTCGAGAATTTTTCTCTGGATAAACTGCATGCTGCAACAGAGAGTTTTAGCAACAAAATTATCAGTGAAAATAGTTTTAATGTGATCTGCAAAGGCTGTTTAGATGGATATCCTATTGCAGTTAAAAGATACAATTCTCAAAGTCTAGAATATTACTTTGAAAGAGAACTAGAGATTGGACAATTTTGTTCGCAAACAATTCCAAATCTAGTTCGTGTGATTGGATTTTGCCGGATGCCAGAAGTACAACTGCTTGTCTTCCCGTTGATGGTCAATGGAAGTGTCGATTCATGGTTAACGGGTAAGCTTGACTGACATTTATTCAGTtcctcttctatatatatatgtattgatAGGGGTGCACTATGGTCCTTACACCCCCTTAGTGTTAAATTCAACACAAACCACAACCCTTGGATCTATATTTTGGATGGTGGAAATATGTGTACCCGTGCTACATTATTTGACcaataatttacattataaGGGTAAATTTGGTATCACGAAATTGAGGAATCAGTTTCTAAACTGCATCAGCGTAAATTTCGCCCCATTATATGAAACTAATTAGGAATAACAATCCACATTCCCATTCACTCATATGTCAATCCACTCTCTCTTCTCCCTCAATTCTTCTCTACCGAAACCCTAGCCACCCCAAATTCGGCTAGATAAAACGGTTTCTCTGCCATTTCACGGCGTAAAGACAACGGGAAATCTACATTAGTCCGCTGAGCAAACAATTGTCCGTCGTGTTCTACAGAGGCCGAAATCGGGTAATTTTTCGACCGATATTGTTTGGGCTTGAAACATGGAGCTATATATTGTTgtgattttagttttcaatattgttcaatatattgagatattGGTTTTCCAAACAAAGAGATTGGTTTATTATACTATGAAATTGGCTACGCTTCTTTATATTGTTGTGATTTTAGTTTTCCGTACTGTTCATATGAAGTTTTTCTCTAATCTGAGAATTTTGTACATTATGTTTCCCAATTCGTTCATTATTCAGTTgttgattaataatttgattgtgtttgcttgtagTTTTCGTCTCTATATAGTTAATGAATATGCTACATTAATCAAAAGACATATGTACATTATTGATGTGCTTTTTTACATTATGTGTGGTGATGTTAAGGACTGTGCTAGTTTGGTGACGtacattatttgattattcttgttCTGAAAGTCTTGtgataaataatagtacattACAAAGATGAATAATCTACATTATACATTATTTCATACTAATGGGCTACATTAATCTATGTTATGGTATGATatgttacatttttaaatcttttgaGTTACATTATCTACTCTATATGATCCTCTGTATCTTCTTTCAAAAGGCAGTTGTACATTATCTACTCGATATGTGCTATATTATTCTGTTTTGTAGTAAGTTatgttacatttttaaatttttttatacattatttactCAAACATGTACATTATTCTATAATGATGTGCTACTGCCACATTATTGTGTGTTATATAAAACTCGGCTACATTATGGTTATGTAAATCTGTGATAACCAGAAATGTAATATTTTGGCTAATCAATGTATCTGTTTATGAATAGGTACAGAGAGGGCGCAAATCGAATTCGATGATAATGAAGAGTCTGCTTGTTTTGGATTTCTTTTGGGTTTGTTGTAATAtgatgaaaacagaaaataatgaATGTTTTGTAACTTAGTTTTAGAAAACAATGAATGCTTTTGTAATGGTTAACTGTTAACTTAGATTTTGGGAATGTAAAAGAGTTGTGATGTACATTCACATCTAAATAGTGTAACatttatatatcaaataatgtacatttacTATCTAATGATGTGGAGAGAGGATCCCAACATTACATTACTTGATGTACGCGTATACATTATTAATAAACATACATATGTTGGTTCTCCAATATTTTGGTAATGTAAATATACTTGACAGTTAATGTAAATCTTAAACAATTATTAATGTAGAATTATAACGATACCATAtgcaataatattataatgtaGACAACACATGAAATAATGTATGACACATATACATTAAACGACTATATTTGAACATTATGATAATTATGAATTCAATGAACATCAATACCACCACGTTCACTAAGGGCATGGAGTTAGAGTCATTCCCCTAGGGTCCAATTGTCCATTGTGCTAGGATATAGTACCTACAACTTCCCGTAGGGAACCCCAGTGGACTGAACTTAGTTCACATCCCCAAAAGGAATGAATTCAAGTTcctttcaacattattctcttcaatCGGAACATTATCAGTGTTAtgaatgtacattattagatactattggAACATTATTTACTGTACCAAATCTAAAacacacattaaaaaatgaaatttaattcatgtggTGGTACTATACCCTAGCCCCATGGGTTACTAAACTCAAggggaatgattcaaactccCTGCTCTTAGTGATGATTTCTTTTGTGAGTGTGTACTGCAACCTAGCCTCATGGATTGTAAACCCATATGAATTCAATTCTCGcaaaacattaaatatttacaCATGTACATCATTTAGTATTACACGTGTTCATTAAAGGCCACTGGCGTACATTTTTAGTTCACAAAAGGctcatatcaaatatttatatacattattagAACGCAACATGTACGTTAGTcgaaaaaaaacatgaaacaaTGTACATGTCAGATTGGtttatgcaaaaaaataataataaaacaaaaatctaaGTCTAATGTGGGTGGTGTGAATAATACGTGATATGGATATGGtatatcataataaaaaaatcaaacttaattaaataaacaattatCATTTGTTGATACgaattataattaaagaaattatatgTAATGTGGAAAGATATTCATTATAAAAAGATATGGTAATTAGAATCATacatttaaataagaaaaccGATTTTAACGTGGTTGGCGTGAAATTAGGAACatttaaacaaattataaaagcATATTTCCTAAAGCaccctttttgattttttatatactttttgTAATTTCCACCTGGCATAATTAGGAACATTAGATGGGAATATCCGACGGTTGTAATTAGTGTTGCGTTTTCCAAATATATAGTGTAAGGATGTGAATACATCCCtgtattgatatatatattgctTCTATTTGATATTTTGCACTATATTGGAAAAAAACGGAAAATTGACAAAAGAATCATCAGCATTGACctaattttggtttttaacACTACGTTAAAATGTTTCAATAGTGACATCACCTTTTGATCTGTAACAAAACACTTGACATCACGTTTCAACGATAAGGTCGTATTGAAACGTTTTATGAGTCACATGTGAACCTAAAATCAGGTTGAAAGGTCGTTATTGGAACGAGTCATATGTACACCTAAAATCAGGTAAAAGCTGGTGAATATTTGAGTAGTTAAcccttattttattatgttaagGATGAAGTTCTTAACTCGGATAATTCGCGTCGAACATCGCGGGAGCTGTTGCCCGACGATCAATCAGACGTCAAATTTAGGGATAAACGGTATGTAGGGATCAGACCAGTCcagattcactaattaccaagACCTAtttgttcttgtacaagaGAGCTCAGCCAAACTCTCACCCACGCGGCTAATATACACTATTACAAGAGTGTAAGTGTACAAGTGATACAAGAATTAGAACCCTAACTATTACAGATCTCTCAACCGAAACCCTAGCCGGTTCATCCACTTAGTGAGTATCCTGCACACTCAAGAAACGGGTTAGTAACTTCACACAAGATCCTCTCGGATCAGAAAACAAGAAGCTAACACAAAAGGAAACATAATAGATCACAGAATATGGCTCAGAGCCCGCCACATAGCCCAGATCTATTCAAGTAGAACCAAATCCAAGGGAGCACCGATGAATTGACTGGAGTCTACCCTCGCATCGTCAATACCTTCACCTCACAGCCCCTTCACACCGGATTAAGTCACTGAAACTACCTCAGAACAAAAACCCTAGTTCTCACACTACAAGCAACCGAAGCAGTTGCCTTCTACACACCTCAGCACTGGAATATTCACCCAAGAATGGTGAATAATCTCAAGAGATCAACCGGAGAAGCAATCGGAGAAGTAGAGAGAAGTTGGAGGGCAATCagatatatagagagagagaaagtgtaTGGAATGAATGAATACAAAACCGGCTCTCATCTCACATACACAAACACATCTCACAAACCCTTAATCCAACGGTCAGGAAACAGGATCCAAGTGAAGagccacgtggcagcatctGGTGAGAAGGGGAAGCAGCTGGGCTTCTGGGCCAAGTCCAAAGAATGGATAAAAGGCCCagacacaaattaaatcagGCCCGAGCAATAATAGTCCATATATTCAACATACTCCACCTTGGACTCTTATTCTAGGAAACCAATCATGGTCTAAAGGCTAAGGCATTTCTCATCATTGCCCACAAGGTTAGTTCCTGACACCAGAGAGCATAAAACTCATTAGTCAAGGAAATCACCAAAGCATTGCCTAATCAAGATCACAAGAAGATCACCAATGACTAATCAACTGGTCTTGTAGGTCTTTCATGCCCAGTGATCTCATAGAGCCAAGGCTCACATAGTCAACTAGGACTTACCCCCGGGACATGCACATGCTAACCACAATCAAAATGCAAAATCCTAATGCAAGTGAGCAGTTTATCAACAGGTAAGCATTTAGTCCCCATATCAGCAGGGTTTTTGTCAGTGTGCaccttttgaagaaaaatttcacatttttcaacaATATCTCTGATGTAATGAAATCTCACATCAATATGTTTTGTCCTATCATAGAAAACAGGGTTTTTACATAACTGAATAGCAGATTGAGAATCAGAAAACACAGTAGAAGAATCATTCACAAACTTAAGTTCAGAGAGAACTCCCTTTAACCAAACAGCATTCACAAACTTAAGTTCAGAGAGACCTTTAACCAAACAGCTTCTTTCATTGCCTCAGTAATAGCAATATATTCTGACTCAGTAGTAGACAAAGCCACTATATGCTACAGCTGTGACTTCCAACTAACACATGACCTGCACACAGTAAACACATAGGAGGTAGTTGACTTCCTCTTATCCCTGTCATTAACATAGTTGGAATCCACAAAACCAGTTAGTAAACACCATCATCACATTTAGAGTAACACAACCCATACTTGGCAGTGTGCTTAAGATATCTTAGAAGCCACTTCAAAGCCTCCCAATGAACAGAACCAGGATTTGCCATATATCTACTAAGGCAAGACACATCATAGGCAATATCAGGCCTAGTGCTAACCATCAAGTACATCACTGATCCAATAGCATTAGCATAAGGGACTTTCTTCATGGCATCAATATAAAACTGAGACTTAAGGCACAAATCTTTACTCAACATAAAATGAGCAGCAAGGGGAACAGAGGCAGGTTTAGCATCAAGCATGTTAAATTTCTTCAACACTTTATACACATAAGGTTCTTGATGCAGAACAAGAGAAAAAGCTTTCCTATCTCTCTCAATGCATATGCCAAGAATTTTCTGAGCATCCCCTAGatctttcatgtcaaaattatcACTTAAAGAAGATTGCACAACCTTAATGGTTTTCAAACAAGGTCCCATGATcagcatatcatccacatatagTAAAAGAAACACAGGAACAGAATCAAGGTCTTTCATGTACAAGCATGCATCAAAGGTACTTCTCACAAAACCTAACTTATGCATACAATTATTGAACTTGATGTTCCATTGCCTGGGAGATTGCTTCAGACCATACAGGGCCTTTTTCAATAAACAAACATGATTAGGAAACTTGGGATCAACAAAACCTTCAGGCTGTTTCATGTAAATAGGTTTATCTAAGTCACCATGCAAGAAGGCAGTCTTAACATCCATCTGTTTTaattcccaattaaaatgagcacATAAGGCAAGCATTAATCTCACAGTGGTAAATTTAACAATAGGGGCAAAATCTCTGTATAATCTACCCCCTCTTGTTGGGTAAAGCCTTTTGCCACTAGTCTAGCCTTGTACCTAAGACCCtccacttcatttttcaatttataaagcCACCTGCAATCTACCATAGAAGCACCAGGAGGCAAAGGTACAAGAATCCAAGTATGATTAACAAACAGAGAATGCATTTCCTCCTTCATGGCTTTATGCCATTGTTCCCAGAATTTAGATTTAACAGCTTGCTTAACAGATTAGGGTTCTTCTCCATCAGATTCATACAAATTGAAAGCCAGATTAACAAGGGCAACCAGGCCCACATAGCCATCATACCTAACAGGCTTATTCACATTAGTTCTCCTAGTTCTATCTCTAGCAAGCACATAATTCTGCAAGTCAGGCACATCAATGGCATTCTGAATACCAGCAGGGCTATTAATCACATTCTGAACAGGAGCAGGGGAAACATTTCTAATAGGAGTAGCATGCTCATTAACACCAGTAACATTCACATTTTGGGGAGTCAACTCATCAATCACATTTAGGTTTCCCTTATTGGGTGTGTCATCGGGAGTGTAGACAGGGTAAGTGTTCCAGAAAGGTTGCTCCACCTCACTTGGAGTATCACTAGGATGCTCCACACCAGTGAGAGATTCTGTGGACTCCACCTCCATAAGAGGCTCATTCTCCACAGTAGCTGGAGTTGGGTTATCAGGTAATTTCAAGCAAGGGAACTCAAGCTCATTAAACACAACATCCCTGCTAATTACTACTTTAAAACCGGGTTGATCTCTTAACCAGATCCTATATCCTTTAACACCCTCAGGATATCCTAGAAAAACACCCTTTCTGGATCTAGGTTCAAGTTTATCAGTTTTTGTATGCACAAAAGTAGAACATCCAAACACTCTGAGAtgagaaatattaaaagtttttCCAGAAAAAACATATTCAGGGCACTGCCCCAAAAGAGGAACAGAGGGAGACCTATTAATCAGATAAGCAGCAGTCAACAAACATTCACCCCAAAATTTCTTGGACAAACCACATTTAGCAAGCATGCACCTCACTTTTTCAAGCAAAGTTCTGTTCATTCTTTCAGCAACCCCATTTTGCTGAGGAGTATAAGGTACTGTTTTATGTCTCTTAATACCAAAAGCAACACATAATTCATCAACATGCTTATTGCAAAACTCCAAACCATTATCTGTTCTGATAGCCTTAAGTTTCTTTCCAGTCTGAGGTTCAATCAAATTTTTCCAAGAAGCAATTTTAGTAAAAACCTCATCTTTGTGTCTCATAAGAAAGCACTACACTTTTCTTGAAAAGTCATCAATTATGGACAAGAAATACACAGCACCAGAATGAGTAGACACAGAAGCAGGTCCCCATACATCCATATGCACATATTCAAGAATATCCTTACTAACATTAGCAGGAGTAGGAGTAGGGAAAGAAACTTTGTGCTGTTTACCCAGCACACAGGTATCACAAAAAGGTAGATCATCATGCACATCAGAATCAGATAAGATAGCATGCTTTTTCAGGATATTAAGGCCTTTAGCACTCATGTGACCTATCTTATTGTGCCAAAGCACAGTTTTATCAGTTTTCACAACATTTGCATAGGCTTTATCACAGGTAACAAGCACAGCATTGCAGACATGCAGACCACATTTCTTTTTAGCTTTGAACAGGCACATAGACCCTTTGCAAATTTTCATGCAGCCATCCTCCCATTTTCCCCCATAACCTCATTCTCAAGAGCAGTGCATGACATCAAATTATAGCAGAGATCAGGAACATATCTCACATCCTTAAGGTTGAGCACAAAACCATTATCAAACTTTAAGCACACAGTGCCAATGCCAACAATCTCAAATTTTTTGTCATCAGCCATGAACACAAAGGTATTAGTCACTGGTTTTAGCTCagaaaaaatttctttaaaagGACTAACATGATAAGTACATCCAGAGTCACAGAGCCAATCATTTGAAGTAAAAGGACAGGCATGAGAGACATTCACAAATTGCAGATCATGAACCATGAATATAGAGTCACCAACATTGTCATAAGTGGCAACATTCACAAGAGTTTCAACCTGGGAattattattagaaaatttattCTTCTTAGGCTTAGTGCACTCCCTTTTATAGTGCCCAACATCCCCACAGTTAAAACACTTTCTATAGGTCTTAGGATCCTTACTTCTGGACCTAGATCTATACTTTTTCTTGCCATTATTACCTGAGTTAGAGCCACCACCTGATTCATTTCCCCCTCTGGTTTTGGACCTACCTCTAACATTAAGCACTTTGTTATAGGCATTCTTATCAGCAGCTATTTCCCTAAGTTCAAGTTCTTTAGATTTTAGGGAGCTAACAATCAGATCCAGAGGAGCAGAGTCCCTGCCATACTTTATGGCAGCTTTAACATCACTATAGGAGTCAGGAATGGCATTCATTAGGGCTATACTGGTATATATAAGCATCTATTGTGGTGTCACCAGATCTTTTAATATCTTGAACTAGCTTCTGAAACCAATCCACATTATCATCTATGTCCTTAGCAAAATCAAGCTTAAACttaaacaatttttcaagCAAATACATCCTTGAGGACATAGAAGTTTCTGTAAACAGAGTATCAAGTAATTTCCACATTTCAGAAGCAGATTCAACATGATCAACTTTCCTAATCACAGAATCAGACAAATTTAGCACAATAGTGGGCCTAGCCAACTCATTCATCTCATCTTTCTTATCCTCAGCATATCCTAAGGTAAAGAACCATCAACAACCTTGAACACCTTttgctaaattaaaatacacttcattttctgtttccaaatagcaaaatcatttttaccattataGGGAACTAAACCCACAGGTTGAGACATTTTAGCAACAATTTTTGCAAGAACACAGGAAGCAAGACAGAAACACACAAACTTGCACACCTGAAACACAAAGACATTCACCAGCAACACAAGAACAGCCACAGAGCTTTCACACAATAGAAAAAGGACCTCAAATCCTTGACTGTCACGAGCAACACTGGCCAAGGCTATCCCAGCTCGCAATCACTCACTACTGGAGGGCGCATGGGGTCACTTGGGCAGTATAAAATGCTTGGTGGTCAAGTAAAATGAGATCACAAGATCATTGAGATGCAAGAACCAGCGGAAGCAACACAGAAACAGAAAGCACAGAGAGTCCTAAGTCTTTGCCAGAGACTATCTACCAGAAAACAAGATCCCAAGCTTATAGGTGGCACTAAACAGAAAAGTAAAACCAGGAGATCAATCCAATTTACCAGAGCGAACCCTCACTCGAAGGAGGATTCCACTTGCCCACCTCCTTATGCAACTTGGCGTGCTGGACTAGTCCCtcgtggctctgataccactgtagggatcagaccAGTCcagattcactaattaccaagacctctttgttcttgtacaagaGAGCTCAACCAAACTCTAACCCACGCGGCTGATATACACTATTACAAGAGTGTAAGTGTACAAGTGATACAAGAATTAGAACCCTAACTATTACAGATCTCTCAACCGAAACTCTAGCCGGTTCATCCACTTAGTGAGTATCCTGCACACTCAAGAACCGGGTTAGTAACTTCACACAAGATCCTCTCGGATCAGAAAACAAGAAGCTAACACAAAGGGAAACAGAATAGATCACAGAATATGGCTCAGAGCCCGCCACATAGCCCAGATCTATTCAACTAGAACCAAATCCAAGGGAGCACCGATGAATTGACTGGAGTCTACCCTCGCACCGTCAATACCTTCACCTCACAGCCCCTTCACACCGGATTAAGTCACTGAAACCACCTCAGAACAGAAACCCTAGTTCTCACACTACAAGCAACCGAAGCAGTTGCCTTCTACACACCTCAGCACTGGAATATTCACCCAAGAATGGTGAATAATCTCAAGAGATCAACCGAAGAAGCAATCGAAGAAGTAGAGAGAAGTTGGAGGGCAAtcagatagagagagagagaaagtgtaTGGAATGAATGAATACAAAACCGGCTCTCATCTCACATACACAAACACATCTCACAAACCCTTAATCCAACGGTTAGGAAACAGGATCCAAGTGAAGagccacgt
Proteins encoded:
- the LOC125200164 gene encoding uncharacterized mitochondrial protein AtMg00300-like, with product MCLFKAKKKCGLHVCNAVLVTCDKAYANVVKTDKTVLWHNKIGHMSAKGLNILKKHAILSDSDVHDDLPFCDTCVLGKQHKVSFPTPTPANVSKDILEYVHMDVWGPASVSTHSGAVYFLSIIDDFSRKV